Sequence from the Sulfuracidifex tepidarius genome:
AAGGAAGTGGACGGTGAAAAAGACATACACCTCCTCATGTTACCTCCTGGGAGCGATCTGGAGATAAATGCGTTCCAGAGGGCTTCTTCCCTGGTGATGCAGAAGTCTATCAAGGAAGGGTTCGGGTTGACGGTGAGCGAGGCATTATGGAAGGAGAGACCAGTCATAGGAGGGAACACCGGCGGGATACCGCTTCAGGTGATCCACGGCGTAACAGGGTACCTAGTTGACAGCGTGGAAGGGGCATCACATTACATGACTTTCCTCTTGAAGAACAAGGAATACGGTTCTCTCCTTGGAAGCAGGGGGAAGGAACATGTAAGACAGAACTTCCTGATAACGAGAGAGTTAAGGGACTATTTGCTTACTATTCTATATTCAATGGGAAAGTCACTCTGAATTTTCTTTTAATTTAATTCAGTTTCCTACTATAAACATTATAATTGCACTTCAAAAGATAAAAGCTTTAGTTAGCACTCAATTCATGAATTAAAAGTTTAGGTTTCTTTCAATCTAATCTACGTTCAAGGCAACATAAGTTATAACCATTTTATTTAACTAAAGGGATTTAATGACAACAAGAAGAAGCTCTATTTGCCTTGAAATGGAAATTATACTAGCGATGAGCTCTGGACAGGAAACTAGGGCATCAATCATAAAGACATTGAGAATAAATTCTATGATATTTGAAAAATACATAAATAGTTTAGAAAAGAAAGGAATAGTAAAACAAAAAGGTGATAGTTATTTCGAACTTACAGAGAAAGGAAAAAACATAGCAATAAAAATAAAAAAGCTGTATGAAATTTCTCAGAGCATTAATTTTATAGAAGAAGAGGTTAGAAGATATTTGGAGATGACAGATTCAGAAGAGCTTAAAGGATCTAATAGAACTGCTTAAAGAAATTCAGGCAGGCAATCAACTGACTAAGTTTCAGATAAGGGAAAGGATAGGAAACTCGTACACTAAGTTTCTCATCGATATAGGTTTTCTTGTGAAGACAGGCAATAAATTGTCAATAAATAGTAATATAATAAATGAAGGAATAATTTATAGAGTATCTAAGGAAATTAAAGTAGACAGTATAGGAAACAAGGAGTCAGCCACTAAGATCGTTTCCCTTAAAAATATGAAAATTAACGTGGAGAAAAAGAAGGAAAGTGTCCCGCTCTTCTATCCCATGAGTGTAGAAGAGAGTTTGAAGAAGTTCAATAGTAAATGGAGCTATGCTGGAGTGTTCATCCCTTACGCCTACTCATTGTCTATAAGGGTTATTCTACCTTTCACACCCAAAGAGGTTTTCGTGTTCCAATCAGAAAAGGTAACTGATGACGTTCCTCTGAATCCCGTACCCATTAGGGAGCCCAAGGTGTATAGCCCTAGAGTATTCTATTATAACTTCAAAATGGTTAGAAGAGGAGGTTACTTCATAGGTTGGGTTCCACCCAATTTATAGGCTTACATGCGCTTGTCCTACAAATTGAATTTTAAATTTTCATAGATCTTTGCCCCCATCCGGAGTTATCGAAATAAGTTAACTGAGGAGAAGAAGCTGTTTAACGCTTGGGCTATCTCTCTATCTACGCTTATATTTGCCTTAACCTCGTCGTATGGAGTACAGCTTAGAGACAGCTTCTTTTCGTTAAACTTTATTGTAATTTCTGATCTAGAAGTCTCAATAGAAATCTTCACCGGGCCTGAGGAGTTACCAGAATAGTTTGTTACACCTTTCTCGGTCACTGTGATTATCACCCTAGAGAATTCGCTTATCTTATTGTTTGAGATAATCTGCCCTTTACCTAGGATCAGGTAATACATCCAAAGCTTTATCACGAAGAGGTCCTTGTCTATCTTTCTGATGTTGTACTCCTCGTCTCCGAAGACCGAACAGCCCCTCATCCCGACACAGACCTGAGGTCCGAATATGTAAACCCCGTTCTCAGCCATTTCATTGAACTTATCAGCAGGTCTGAAGAGGGGCTCTTTATCCACGAAATACCCGTTCCCTATCTCTATGAGCTTTGAAGGGGGCAAGTAGACGATAGAGTCTTCGGGCATATCCGTGAAGCTAACGTGGCTAGGCAGTCCGTTCCTCCATATACTATAAACACCTTCAGCGGTCTTGTGTACCTCCTTCACTGGAGTCGTGTTGTAAAGTGAGGCATATACCTTCTCCCCCTCCTCAAGTTTACCTATTACTAAGGCCCTGAAAGCAGGGGTAAGCATGGAAATGTAAGGCATTATTTCCTTGTAATTTTTAATCCGTTTAATTATTCCGTTCCTGACCACATATACTTCGTTCTCATCGCTTATCTGTACTTCCAGCTCGCACATCTCAGGGCTTCCCTTGACGCACTGCCTATATACCATTGATTATTTACTTTCTTGTCTCTTCCTAATAATATTTTGTACTTACATTGGAGGATTGTCTATTTGGAACTTGTTAGACTGAGGAACCGACTATTTTACTGATCCTGTGCCTGAAGAGAAAAGACAATACTAAAATGACAAGCAACACAATTGAAGCCAAAACTATCCCAGGGATTGGGAGAGAGTAGACTTCCACTCCAGTTACCATCCAATCCAGAGAAAGAGTACCTGAAATTAGGTACAGTATTCCCCTCACAGTTCCCCTCAGTAGTGGGTCGATCTTGTAAGTTAGCCTCAACACCGTAAAGAACCAAATAGCTGTAATTGAAAACCAAGTAATGAGAAAAAGCAATGCCCTAGTTAGCTCTGAGAGAGACCCAGGCAGGAAAAGGTCTGCTACACCTCCCACGATATAAGAGGAAAATAACAATGCAATACTGTAAAATGAAAACTTTGTCAGGACGGCCAAGAAGTAAGGATACCTTATCTTAATGTCCCTCGCGGATAGGGATCTGATTACGTAGTCAGTCTGAGTTACAAGCTGGGTCTGTGATACCCTGGATAGTCCCTTCAGGATAGTCCTCTCGAACAGGACCAGTATGGAGGAGATCGTGGAGGAGCCTGTTATAACGAGTGTCGATACGTCGTAGGCTAGAGGTACTTGATAGCCCAAGCTCATGGCGTTCATGGAGAGGATGAGACCGAACTCGCTGAGCGGGGTCATGTAAAGACCGAGCCTAAATGCCTTCAAGAATTGGTCTCCGGTTATCCAAGTAGCGAAGCTGAACGCGAAGTACTTCAAGGCTATGAGAACGAAGAGGAAAGGTAGGGCGTCCCATGAGAATTGAAAGTAAGTCCCCGCTATAATGAAGAAGAAAATCAGGGAGAAGTCCCGTATACCCTTGAGGCTTTCCACTACTTTCTCAGCGTTGTTAACTGCGCTCGCGACAGAGAGGCCTAGGATGAAGGAACCAAGGGAGGAGGGTATGTCCACAAGCCCGCTTATGAGATTGAAAAAGAAAATTGAGGAAACTGCCGAAAGTATGACGCTCTCCGTCCCTAGAGATAAGTTATACCTTATGAAGTACTTTGAAATCCCTATGCCTATCATCAGGGAAGCTATAGAGAAGAACACCGTGTAAAT
This genomic interval carries:
- a CDS encoding winged helix-turn-helix domain-containing protein, with protein sequence MTTRRSSICLEMEIILAMSSGQETRASIIKTLRINSMIFEKYINSLEKKGIVKQKGDSYFELTEKGKNIAIKIKKLYEISQSINFIEEEVRRYLEMTDSEELKGSNRTA
- a CDS encoding cation:proton antiporter, whose translation is MDSNAGLTLVLLIAGGLGLVLSRIKISPVVAYLLAGFLGKTLGFSYPPDLFNFLTLLATGLVSFEIGATLDVKNLRATGRRVTFTVLIESSIVLIAVFLTSKFLDISLIQTVMIGIIGVDSSTSIVYKMSERRVDPKDRSFMLAVSSVEDVMVFVLFSSLLGESVIYTVFFSIASLMIGIGISKYFIRYNLSLGTESVILSAVSSIFFFNLISGLVDIPSSLGSFILGLSVASAVNNAEKVVESLKGIRDFSLIFFFIIAGTYFQFSWDALPFLFVLIALKYFAFSFATWITGDQFLKAFRLGLYMTPLSEFGLILSMNAMSLGYQVPLAYDVSTLVITGSSTISSILVLFERTILKGLSRVSQTQLVTQTDYVIRSLSARDIKIRYPYFLAVLTKFSFYSIALLFSSYIVGGVADLFLPGSLSELTRALLFLITWFSITAIWFFTVLRLTYKIDPLLRGTVRGILYLISGTLSLDWMVTGVEVYSLPIPGIVLASIVLLVILVLSFLFRHRISKIVGSSV